The segment ATTTCTACGTACACCCAtcaaaaaaaatgcaatggGGCATATACCATGTATAATACGCTCTAGGTATAGCTAAAGTATACTAATGCAACACTGCTCAAAATAATCTATGGTCCCTCTACAATCAGTGGTTGTGGCGGTGGCCGATACAAGCGAAAACTCACTATCCATTTTCAACATTTCCTCAGCCAACAAGCGTTTTTAGAATAGAAAGAGACCTCCAAATGCTGGTTTGTTACCTGCCTATGTGGCTAGTAGAGTAACAATTTACCATCCACAGCCAAAATGTTCCAGATGGCGGCTTTTTCCAACCTGTCCACAACAACTACACTGAACTGTACTTACCAGTCATCCTGCTCTGAGAATAAGTTTCTTCAAACCTTGTAGGAAGACCAAACCGCAAAGTCACTGATGTTTAAATCACAACTAGGTCTACGTATCTTAGAGCAATCCCTCATCACTCATTGTTGTGATGCCTAATCTATTGAAGCAGGTTGCTCCTTCAGTAATAGTCTCCACTAGGCTCTACTTCCAGGATGTTACGATTCATGCGTTTAATTTGAAAGCTTTATCACCATCTATGTATCCGTCCATCATCTTTCTGTCATTTTGCCATTTCAGTATGATGACCACTTGTTATTCTAAGGTCCGCTGAGCATACTTCATGAAGAAAACACACCAAACTTAATGGAAAGTTAAAGGAGACATGGCCCAAACTGATGAACTGACTAAATTAAATTGTACTACTACTAGACTGGGAGCTTGGGAGGTTGAGATCTATAGAGCCTACAGACATGCAGCAAACAGGGAGGCACCCCAGCACTTGCTTATTTTACAGTCCAGTTTatctcaaatttattgtcagcCTGTCATGTCAACTTatacatatttggctgtctccACATCATTGGAAATAATTAATAACTTTGAGATGCTAACAAGCATAAGGATACTTTTAGCATCACTACCAATTTAGCTGTATGCTGCAAGTGCTTGCATGTATCTATAGGCTAGTACAGAACAGCACAGAAAGGTTTATGGCAAGGTTATAAAAAAGACTGAGGGGCTGGAGTTTAACACAGGATCTCTGAAAAATACATGGCTCTACAACTTGTTTGATCCGGACTGTAAAATCCAtagttcctacacattttccttttcaaaatTCCATAATTTTTCCAGAGCAGACATAGATAGGATTTAACAATTTTGGTTGTTGGTCAATTTGATGCATGCTGAATCACAATACAATATGCGAGATGGATCtacaactacaaaaaaaaatgtatagtcATGTGCTCTGATCAAGAACTTGTGcaattttcatacattttaaagacAAAGAAATGATCAAGTTTGATacatttccagacctgtgtaggaaccaTGGAAATTAAGTGCTACTGTACCTCCACAAGGGATAGAAGAAATATAAGGGACACTACACAGTGAAGTTGCCTTACTAACCAGGAATCACAATTTACAAGGCAACTTCACTCTACTcaagacctgggtcaaataaaatcaaataggGCACGTAGTTTATCGTGGTGGGAATTCTACATGTGCAATGCTTATTTTTTGACTAGTGAGCAAAGTAAGCTCAAACTTGAtgcttttttatcttttaaaatCTTTAAGCATTTCAAGGCCTTTGATTTCTTGTATCCTCTATCCTTGTATCCTTCTCCAAACTCGTTGGCAGAGATGTATGGAGTGTAGGAAGCCACAATATTTCCCTCCAACATTTCCCGACATGAGAAGGAGGCAAAAAGAGAGGAACCATAAAACAAACTATTGTGACCCAGGTCCAACCTTGTCCACACGGTTCAGTGTACAGACCCAAAGTGTCAAGTCCTCTCTGTTGGGGAAAGAGCGCCCCCCAGAGGTGCTCAGAAACACCAGCGAGTCCCTCTGGACCGTCCACACCTGCAAAGCCAGTTAGTCACATCATCAGTCAACAGATATAACTGAAATCACTGCAGCTAGatggtaaaataataaaaagaagagagaaaatgaagagttctgttccaaaacaatacatgcacattttgcacacatCTATTATttatcaataataaataaataaattcaatattattcaatacctctaaaatatagaggatgcAGTCTGTAAAAGTTTGTCAGCCAAAGACTACCTACTATCCTTTCCAAATTacaaaatttgtttttgtgttgtcaatcattttgtttgaGGAGATGTTGCTTTTCAAACAAATGATaattcattttggaacaaaactcattGAATGTCTTCCTGGTGAGGCGACCGCAACAAGTGAGTCGTGTCTAAAGTTGCAGTTGGAGGCAGCGGCAGTTTGAATTTTGAGCTTCATTTTGGTTGTACAGCCAATTATAAACTGACTGGATGTTGCTTGACAGGCAGGGTGGGGATTTAACACCAACCACCGGCCAAATACTGGTCAATTTTAGCTGTGACAACTAAGTTTTCTACTCCAACAGGCAGGCATCAAACCATCCATCATTTGGAGGTCATATTCTATTCTTAAAAACGTAGTTGTCTGGTAAAATAGTTAAAGCGGCTTGTCAATTTTAGAACGTGCCAACCGCAATGGCcaatagacaaaaaaaatgagcaCTTCACCGACCTGTCGTCAGGCCATTCATCCTTTTAAAAACCCCCTCGTGCCAGGATGTGGTGTTACAGGAATAGAGCCGTACGCCGCACCAGGGAGGGGACATTTTAAGGATGGTACATACTCTTGCCTTGCTGTGAGGGGAAGGGCAGGTTCTTGGTCCTGTCTGGCGAGTAGCCTCTGCTGCTGACGCTGGAGCCGGAGCGACTGTGGGGGGAGCGGGCCACCTCTCTGCGCACGGGGGAGCGCTCTCTGATGGGAGGGAACGGGGCCGCCGCCTTTCTCCTGTAGTGATCTCTGTCTTCCCTGAGAAAGCAGAGGGCGTGTAGTTGGAGGGGGTAATTATTTGTATAGTACAaacatacaaagacaaaacaaaacttatCCACACACAATCGGCTATAATTAAGGGAAGATGTTTGCCGCTGCTCCTTATGGCCTACTCGGCAAAATGCAGAACGCATATTGGACTCTGGATAAACAAATTAGCAGAGTAAGAGGTGGGGGAGGAAAGAGTGGGAAGATGGAAGGACAAGGAAAGCAAAAGATCGAAAAGACCaaaaggagggagacagagagagggagcgatagACAGACAACAAGGACATTATGACAGTAAGACATCTGCACAGTCAGAAATGAACAGCACAGCCCAAAAATCATAAGCGTTGAAGGGAAATAAATACCACTCGCATTAAAGTACTAACATGAATGCCAGTGGTTGTCAACCATGCTGCCATTGACGcccaagagtatgcaggttttcattccaatcaaAGACTACACCAGTTGATTTCTTGAATTACTTCATCGTCTCTGGTTGACAATGCTGCAGTGTTTGGCtagaataaaaaacagcatACGCTACACAACCACTGGCTAGACAACAGTGCATATTACAACAATGACGGCATAAAGAGTGAATAAAATAGTCATTCACTCATACGCTCTGTCCAAGTTGAGGATGGCTTGCACTAGTGTGTCGTCTCCGCCCTCTGGGAGGGATCTGGGCGCTGGGTAGATGCCCTGGTTTCGCACGCTGTGAGGGGGTGGCGCTCGAGTgctgaaggagaaaaaaacacatacatgtgGCTCagctatagacacacacacacaaacatataacaTGATAACAAATACCACTTGATGGATGCTTTTATTCAGATAGTTTCATCCATCCACACATGCATTTTTAGCATAGGTGACGTCAGTGGGATGTGAACCCCTAATCCTTGCAGTGGACCAACTCATGCccaacatacaacacacacccaATACACTCGCACCTAATACAATAGCATGGGTATCTTCTGAAATAAGAATTGGAAATGAACAGGATGAAGATGTAGTCTTAGtctatgaacacacacaagccaaaTATGGTTACAAGTCAGCGCGCAGCCTAAATGTATGAGGTGGAACTCGTCCAACAGCTAGATAATGGTCGAAAAATGCAGACAAAACTGTTTCCGTCCCTGTTCTTTGTCAGGAACCTGACCTGACTCCAAACAGTTATCCAGGCAGGAGCGACACAACTAGTCTGAGGAGGATAAAGAGGCTCTTTTCCCAAATGTCATTCAGGTTAACGCATGAGAACAAGAAAGGTAATAGAGGGAGAAGGGTATCACTGCGTGTCCCTCTGTActctgccactgtgtgtgtgtgtgtgagtgtgttcgtAGGGGAGTGCAGAGGAAACCATGTACAGAGCAACACAGCATCCAGAGTGgttgaatatgcaagaagacgGTAGTGGTGAGGTGGctatgtgaaatgtgtgtgaggagaaagagtgagttCCTGCATATCTTTCACTTCAAAATGCCATACCATTTCTAGACACtaatttcttgactggatttgaagatcTTGGTTGGTGTTTAATATAATGTATGCTGATGGTGGTTGGGTAATATGACAGTCCACAAAGCCATATCACACTAAAGCCAAAGATTATGattcacaacaacaaaatatcGCCAATTATGACACGATAGTAGGTCTACAACAAAGTAAAATGTGTATGCATACTTTTACAGACATTTTGTACAACTCCCTGTATCCCTTGTAACCTCTGGCGCCCAGTCTGACTGTGCCCCCCAAcgcccctgacctctgacctctagtCATACCAAACCCACCAATCAGCAGCCCGGAACTGACCCCAGTGCCCTTTAAcaaccacagtgtgtgtttggagtgACAGCCTACGTAGCCCTGTCTGCCTGATGAGCTGTGAAAGTAGTCAGTATACGTCTGACTTCCCAGCCTGATTTAGCTACTGAAtgagaacaacattgtttttatttaattatggATCCACTCCAGACTAAGGCTAGGTATTGAAATGTGATGCCTGTTAGCGCCCTGGCAATTTTCAGTTATCAATACCATTTAAGGGATTGAAAGATATTTGAATTCTTACAATGAGATTAGACCTCTAATTTGCAACTGGTTTCTGCATATATTAATCAAGAATATATATTGAGCAAGGTCTGTTTCTATTTAGCAAAGAAAATGGCGTTTAACATGTAACACAATGATGCATTCTATTGCATGATAAAATGCTTTCATACAACATAGAAAGGTACTGAAAAAACGTACTTTAGAACCTGCATTGATATCAAAATATTTCCCAACGATTGCCAGCAATAGTCAAGTTCAAAATAGGTGTGTTCGTGGTGGGGCCCTACGTGACCAGCGCAGCAATATGCTGTGAGTGAGTTTGTGTCCCTGGAAGAGAATAAATTTACTCAATATGGGTTTCTGGATGAAAATAGTTTAAGAATCCCTGTAGCAGAGCCTTACTCAGAGGAGACGGGAGTCTGGCTCCCCATGAAAATTTTCATTTTAGCCTTTTAGccgacactcttatccagagtgactgagTACAAATAAGTACAACAGTACAATAAGCTAGATTCTTAGATCAACAACTTTACAAGCAACcgatagtaaggagtgcaagggtcacaGCCACAGCGAGCTGACAATAGATGACATTACCGATACTATGACATACTATTACTTAAATAACTGCAGAACCAGAGCCAAGGATTTCAAATGAATACTGTAAACCAATCTGTAGCCTAGCGTTCTGCAACCGAATCTGTGGCCTAAATGTGGACACTGTTCCGCCATGAGCCACTGCTGGACTGAAAAGATGTCTGAGCTCTAACAGTGTGGAGCTGAGCGAGCCTTGAGGCTGGTACTGCAGGAAAACTGAATAAGCTGAGACAGGCCAATATGGGTCAGAGCAGACCATGATTTATGCTCGGTGctatgtaaacaaacatttcacataGGGATACTGAAAACGGAGGCCTACTGCTGCGGAGACCCCCCCCCGGGCGAACCATAGGAAATAAACACAGCGGACTTGTTCAAAACTCAGATGCCTGGAAAAAGGCCGTCCCCTGCTGTTCAACAAGATAACACCAAACTTTCATGAGCAATAACGCTTATGAAATATAACTTGAAAGACAGGATTACATATTTGGAAAAACATAAGcccccttaaaaaaaaatatcttttcagAGAAGCAAGCGCTAGAAAAGAAGCAGCTTACCCAAACTCCATAGGCCGTCCTGTGTGTGGATCCTCTCTGGGTACTCTGTAAGGATAATCCTCCTGCAATACACAGTAAAACAGGCCGATCAGATTTTTGACATGAAATGATAGGAGAGACATTACAGGATAGAAAAACCCCATGCTTGAAAAGCTACACACAGAAGTGAAAGGAAATTAAGAgttgaaaagacaaaaaacacataaaatggCATAAAATCCATTATGATGGACTTTAATTGTCCAAGAGGCAAATTTATAGAGCAAGGATAGGTAGATATATGTACCAAGGTTCTGTGTAGGAGATATGGCTTGTAAATCTTTCAACTTGAACCTTTAACTACAGCGCCCTCATCTGGCCAAATGTGCAATTTTTGTATGAGGCTTGGAGGTAAATTCCTTGGtcatgtttcagtgtttcatggTTTTTAGAGCTCCAATAGGAAATTTACTATCAACAGAAGTGTCAGCAGCTAGGTGAATTGTGTAGGCACACATGTGCTGTGACTGAACAAAAGTTATTTCCAGTGCTTTCCAAGCTTTCCGttgatttaaaaagaaaattaaaataaaataattcaagacctggaaattatcAAATTAAATGTCCATACTTTTACACACTTCTCTGTGCATGAGTGCATGAGTTTGGGGGATAAACAAACTGCCTGGAAAACAATAGAGCTTCAGCCCAAGGGGTTTGAATTTCTAATTACTACTTAAGAATAAATGTCTTCGAAGCATAACTATTTGTGTTGCCAACACTAGGGGGTATTATATATGACTAATCTACTATACCCTGTTGATGCCTCTTAttaattcaaatgtgtgtgtccgttacctctttcacacacacacacacacacacacacacacacacacacacacacaccaggacaTTAATGTATGCTGAACCATGTCCATCCCCTTTAGGAGGCAATTTACATCGAACCTTGCACATGGAAATATCTTATGGACTGTCACGTTATAATGTCATCCAAAGCAAATGGGTTTACATTCTGTGTTCAACATGATGCTCCAGACACAAAGCGACATGGGttaaagtgatgctgaactttggtagtaccttgggttgatACACCCCAAAATCGGCAATTCTCTGTTACCTGTTGCTCTGGTAGAGACGattgggtttttttctctctccattcactgccattgtgttGCTTAACAGGTTTGAAAATTACACTTTtagcacacaaacaaatgcgaacaaagcagattctaacaatatattaaaaactaGTAAGGTACTGTTGCTCggtgtggttaagtgaatcgcttcCTTAATGTTATTAAACCtgtcagtttgaacaagtgtaacaccgaaattgTTCCGACCGAATTCCTGTTACACTTGTtgcgattcacttaaaaacatttcagcagactgacaagtttttaaaatattgtcaAAACCTGCTTTGTTcgtgttcgtttatgtgctaaaGGTGTCATTTTAAGACCCGTTTCGCCACATAATGGcagtggacagagagaaaagaaaacgcCAATTCTAAAATCTCCGTCTCTACGTTAGCCGGAGCCGATTTTGGGGTTAGGCTAAGCTATATCATGTCCAGGACGCTacgctacacaacccaaggtactaccaaagtttaACATCACTTTAAGCTCTGACCTCACACACCAAGTCGACTTTTCATCATTTATATGTGCAAAATAAacgaaaacaaaaatacaaattgtaTGACAGTAATCATCTCACCCTTCTTGAAGGTGGGACAGTTCTGCGCTCAGCGGGGAAATGAAGGCCGTCGCCATGGTAGCCCCGTTGATCATCGCCATGGTAATTGCGTGGGCCACCTCCATTAGGGAAAAAGCGGGGACCTCCATCGTATTCATACCCGCCGCGGCCATAGTCATCCTCTGGTCTGCCAAACggccccctcctctccaccgCCCCGGCTGCTCGCGGGTACGGCACCTAACATGATGGGTACATTTTGTTATTTGTAGCTAATATTTCGTTCTTTTTCACTATTTTTGTTGGgataaatataattttattCTGTCGTTTGTGAAAAGTTGTTTATTTAGACACTGCCACACCAATTATTTGGTTGCCTCTGATTTTTTTGGGAATGTTAAGATTCAAAATTCAATACTGTTGTCAACAAAGCTGACTGGAATTTGTCTCAGTGCAGCTCAAAtgaaagaaacacagaaacagtcaACAGTGCCAAGCATTACATGCCTACTATTCACAAATGACAAACATTCACATTAAGAAGTCCATACTAAATAAGAAAATGGTTAATACCAGATCACTTAGTCCACAAGTCCTCCTCAATCCAAGTTTGACTTGTTGCACTCTCCCAATAGAATAGTAATAGTACAGTccataatgaaataaaataattaaataaataaatagataaataaaagagCCTGTGTGCTTTCTAAGAGTCCTCTCAGCTAACCTAACTGAGGTTCAAGTGCTTGATGGCTTCTGGACAGATAGCGTAGAGCAGTTCAATCTCCTTCCTGATGGAAGCAGCAGGAAAAAGGAAGCAGACCGTGTGGACGGGGCTTGTGGACGCTTTCTTTGCTTTGGAGGAGAAGTCGTACCTAGGATTTTGGATGCTGTGTGTAAAACCGCTTTCCAAATGCAGGGGTGATTACATACCACACCTGTCAATTCCTAGAGATTTTCCCTTTCAAAGTTGCATACATTTTCTAGACTATTTCTtcactggatttgaagattttgatcACTGTACAATACGATGTATGCTGATGGAGGCTAGGCAATATAACTATCAACTAGGACATGAAGCTCTATTGAAGATTGCTCATTACAACAAGAAATATCGCAGCCAAATCATGTCTAACACTACATAAACTATGCAGTGATATGTATTGGGAcagaataataatatttttccaAACTTCTCCAGCCGTTTTCATGCAATTTCCATACTTTTCAAAAACTGGCATTTTTAAAttcattctctcttcttttccagACCTCTGTCTGTAGAAGTGAGTCAGGGCTTCCTGACTGACTCGAGCTCCAGGTCGTTATCCCAGCATCAATTTATCAGCTTGCTGACCTCTCTGATAAGCTGTCGAATCATTACTGTTTCCCCGATTATCAGGAAGATTAAGATCTTTGTACCGGACGTGCTTGGCTTTAAAGTCAGTGATCATCCACAGACCCTACCAGAATCCATGGCTGTCTTTAGCATAAAGCTTATGTGCTGAGGGCCAACTGATTGATTTTTCCTTCATGTTTCtaaatacaaatgtattttttccccaCACTCATCAAATTTGTTCTTACAGTCATCCAGTCATAGAGACAAATTCTGAgttcatgtaaatgtatttgGCATTGTCAAAAGTAGCACTTCTGGCATATGGAGTCACTGTCAACATGCCTACTTCTGAATGTGAGAGCAACGTCAAAGGCAATatgcagaggaaaaaaaggagtaaaaaaatgacaaaatatccTCATGTATCAAACAGACTCTCACCGGTCTCTCTGGTATAAAGCGTTCCTCGTACACGTCTCGTatgctcctttctctcctgtaCGTCACTGCAAAAGGCAATGAAGGAAGGAAATGTACAGTGTTATCATCCAGACATAGTGCCACAAAATAAACAGCCTACAATTCCTTGCTCTGTTTCCAGGATCGTGGTTGACATGTTTCCTACAGATTTTCCATTTTGACTATTTGACTGAGTTTCATGATTTTGATAGGTGTTGTTCATTAGGGACGTACAGTATGTTCATAGTAACTGTGGGCAATCTGACTGTCAACAAGGCTACCACACCCTATAACTGAGGATAATTCTTCACAACACAAATATTAGAGTATGTACAATGGTAATGGGCCAAGAATTACAAAACATAGTATCAGAACTGAACAACAGTTCCTAAGAGGTTCCTAACAGTCTGAACAACAGT is part of the Centroberyx gerrardi isolate f3 chromosome 24, fCenGer3.hap1.cur.20231027, whole genome shotgun sequence genome and harbors:
- the LOC144538115 gene encoding periphilin-1-like, with protein sequence MRSAFCRVGHKEQRQTSSLNYSRLCVDKFCFVFVCLYYTNNYPLQLHALCFLREDRDHYRRKAAAPFPPIRERSPVRREVARSPHSRSGSSVSSRGYSPDRTKNLPFPSQQGKSVDGPEGLAGVSEHLWGALFPQQRGLDTLDKVPGLSRDGSPQSTTSTKEETHPPEGEKEEPVVAPVVEESHKPADDFLERRAQAIAAKAREIEKVYRQDCETFGMVVKMLVAKDPNLEKQLQVPLRENLGEIRERCLEDLKHFISELDEVVRQPEPSA